From the genome of Pseudomonas hamedanensis:
AGCACCATCTGCGTAGGCTTATGGTTTAAGACTTGCGTCGCCTACGGTCTTGGATAGCCCCCGCCAGGCAGGGACCCCAATCTTTCAACTGGCGCGACTGATCACGCCAATTTTTGTCTTACGCGTCCAACGAGCTCTGATCGATGATCAGACCTGGGCCCATAGTGGTGCTCAGGGTAACGCGCTTGACGTAGATACCTTTCGAGGAAGCAGGCTTGATACGCTTCAGATCAGCGATCAGGGCTTCAACGTTTTCCTTCAGCTTGACGGCATCGAAGCCCATCTTGCCAACGGAAGTGTGAATGATGCCGTTCTTGTCGGTGCGATAACGGACCTGACCAGCCTTGGCGTTTTTAACCGCGGTGGCTACGTCCGGAGTTACGGTACCGACTTTCGGGTTAGGCATCAGGCCACGTGGACCGAGGATCTGACCCAACTGACCTACAACGCGCATGGCATCCGGGGATGCGATCACTACGTCATAGTTCAGGTCGCCGCCTTTCATTTCGGCAGCCAGGTCGTCCATACCTACACGGTCAGCGCCGGCAGCCAGAGCGGCCTCGGCAGCTGGACCCTGGGTGAACACAGCAACGCGAACGGTCTTGCCAGTACCGTGAGGCAGCACGGTAGCGCTACGAACGACCTGGTCGGATTTACGCGGGTCTACACCCAGGTTTACAGCAACGTCGAACGACTCGCTGAACTTGACAGTCGACAGCTCGGCCAGCAGTGCAGCGGCGTCTACAATGTTGTAGGCCTTGCCTGCTTCGATTTTGCCGGCGATAGCCTTTTGACGCTTGGTCAGCTTAGCCATTACACACCCTCCACGTTAAGGCCCATGCTACGAGCAGAACCGGCGATAGTACGCACGGCTGCATCCATATCAGCTGCAGTCAGATCCGCGTTTTTGGTTTTCGCGATTTCTTCCAGCTGAGCACGGGTAACGGTGCCAACCTTAACGGTGTTCGGACGAGCGGAACCGCTGGTCAGACCGGCCGCCTTCTTCAGTAGAACCGAAGCAGGGGTGGATTTGGTTTCGAAAGTGAAGCTACGGTCGCTGTAGACAGTGATGATTACTGGAGTCGGCAGGCCTGCTTCAATACCCTGAGTACGGGCGTTGAAAGCCTTGCAGAATTCCATGATGTTCACGCCGTGCTGACCCAGGGCAGGACCAACAGGTGGGCTTGGGTTAGCCTGAGCGGCCTTCACTTGCAGCTTGATGTAAGCGGTAATCTTCTTGGCCATGAGGCACTCCAATTACGGGTTCTAGCGCCTCGAAAGGCTCCCCGGTTACTTGCGCGTTTATCCCAGTGACGACAAAACCCCACAGCCTAAGGCTACGGGGTTGGGATTGCTTGTCCAGTTAGACCTTCTCGACCTGACTGAACTCGAGCTCCACCGGAGTAGAGCGACCGAAAATGAGCACAGCCACTTGGATCCGGCTCTTTTCGTAGTTAACTTCTTCTACAACGCCGTTGAAATCGGCGAACGGACCATCATTGACACGCACCGTCTCGCCCGGCTCGAACAACGTCTTCGGCTTAGGCTTGTCGCTACCGTCAGCAACGCGACGCAGAATTGCTTCTGCTTCTTTATCCGTGATCGGTGCAGGCTTGTCAGCGGTACCGCCGATGAAACCCATCACGCGAGGGGTATCCTTGACCAAGTGCCAAGTACCCTCGTTCATATCCATCTGGACCAGCACATAGCCAGGGAAGAACTTACGCTCGCTTTTGCGCTTCTGGCCATTGCGCATTTCCACCACTTCTTCAGTGGGAACCAGAATCTCGCCGAAGCCATCTTCCATGCCAGCCAGCTTTACGCGCTCGACAAGCG
Proteins encoded in this window:
- the rplA gene encoding 50S ribosomal protein L1, whose product is MAKLTKRQKAIAGKIEAGKAYNIVDAAALLAELSTVKFSESFDVAVNLGVDPRKSDQVVRSATVLPHGTGKTVRVAVFTQGPAAEAALAAGADRVGMDDLAAEMKGGDLNYDVVIASPDAMRVVGQLGQILGPRGLMPNPKVGTVTPDVATAVKNAKAGQVRYRTDKNGIIHTSVGKMGFDAVKLKENVEALIADLKRIKPASSKGIYVKRVTLSTTMGPGLIIDQSSLDA
- the rplK gene encoding 50S ribosomal protein L11; the protein is MAKKITAYIKLQVKAAQANPSPPVGPALGQHGVNIMEFCKAFNARTQGIEAGLPTPVIITVYSDRSFTFETKSTPASVLLKKAAGLTSGSARPNTVKVGTVTRAQLEEIAKTKNADLTAADMDAAVRTIAGSARSMGLNVEGV
- the nusG gene encoding transcription termination/antitermination protein NusG, with protein sequence MAKRWYVVHAYSGYEKHVMRSLVERVKLAGMEDGFGEILVPTEEVVEMRNGQKRKSERKFFPGYVLVQMDMNEGTWHLVKDTPRVMGFIGGTADKPAPITDKEAEAILRRVADGSDKPKPKTLFEPGETVRVNDGPFADFNGVVEEVNYEKSRIQVAVLIFGRSTPVELEFSQVEKV